In Streptomyces sp. Li-HN-5-11, the sequence ACGGAACCTCGTCGGCGACCGCGACCGCGCCCGGCCCGATCGTGGACTCGCAGGGCGACTTCACCGTGGCGGCCTGGGCCAGGCTCGACGCGGCGGCGCTGTCCGACACCACTGTGGCCCACCACATGAGGATCGCCACCCAGTCCGGCGGCGTACGGGATTCGTGGGGCCTCTGGTACGACCAGGCCGCGGGTTCGGCACAGGGCATGTGGGTGTTCGGGCGCACGACCGCCGACACCACCAGCGGCTCGGTCGTCACCGTGCCGGCCGGCATCTCGACCGCCCAGCTGGTCGACCCCGGCGACTGGACCCTTCTGACCGGCGTCTACGACGGCGCTCACCACCAACTCCTGCTCTATGTCAACGGAGTCCCGCAAGGCGCGCAGGGCGACACGGACACGGAGGACGACACGGGCGACGGTGTGGTGTTCCACGGACCCTGGCAGGCCACCGGCAGCTTCGACATCGGCCGCGGGCGGACCAGTACGGGCGCGTACGGCGACTACGCGCACGGCCTCGTGGACGACGTCCGGGTGTGGACCGGCGTGATGTCCGACACCGCCATCAAGCAGATGTACCTCAACGAAGTGCCCATCCCGCTGTAACGGCAGACGAGCCGCACCAGCGCGGCACAGCTTCAACGGACCTTCACACACTCGGGAGTTCAGGCATGGGTGGGCTACGGCGGGCACGGACGTGGGTCGTCGCTGTCACGACGAGCGCGCTGGTGGCCACGGGACTGGGCACGGCCCCGGCCGTGTGGGCGACCCAGCGGCACGGCCACCACACCGTGGGCGCCCCGGCGGGCAGGGACGGCACCGCGGTCGCCTTCAAGGCCAGGCGGACGGCGGCGAAGGACCCGGCAGGGCCCGCCGCCACCCGTACCGCCGAGGCACTGGCGAAACCCGTCGTCTGGCCGACCGCTTACACCGAGACCCTCTCAGTGACGGGCAGGACACCAGCCGCCAAGAGGCCAGCCCTCGACGGGACCACGGCGGTCGGCAGGCTGCCCGTCAAGGTGAGCAGCCCGGCCTCGGGCACGGCCCCGGCCAAGGTGTCGGTCCGGGTGGCCGGGCACGACACCGCCACGGCTCTCGGCATCAACGGCACCGTGCTCTCCCTGGCTCGCGCCGACGGGCAGCAGGGCATGGGCAAGGCCCAACTCACCCTCGACTACTCCGGCTTCGCCCACGCCTACGGCGGCGACTACGCCTCCAGACTCTCGCTGGTCCGCCTGCCCGCCTGCGCGCTGACCACCCCGTCCCTGCCCAAGTGCCGGACCCGGACGCCTCTCGCGACCAAGAACGACACCGAGCACCACACCCTCACCGCGACCGCCCCGGTCGGCGCCTCGGCCATGACGGCCCTCGCCGCGACCGCCGCCGGCAAGTCCGGGGCCGGCTCCTACCAGGCCACCTCCCTCAGCCCGTCCGCCGCCTGGAACGCGGGCGGTTCCAGCGGCGACTTCACCTGGCAGTACCCGCTGGCTGTGCCGCCCTCCAACGGCGGCCCCGCCCCCAACCTGGCCATCACCTACGACGCCCAGAGCGTCGACGGACGCCTCCCCTCCACCAACAACCAGCCGTCCTGGGTCGGCGAGGGCTTCGACCTCTCGACCTCCTACATCGAGCGTTCCTACGACTCCTGTGACGACGACGGCCAGAAGGACAAGAACGACGAGTGCTGGGCGAACGACAACGCCACCCTGGTCCTCGGCGGCAAGTCCAGCCCCCTGATCAAGGACAGCAAGACCGGCGACTGGCACCCCAAGGCCGACGACGGTGAGCGTGTGGTGCACTCCACCGGCGCGGTCAACGGCGACAACGACGGCGAGTACTGGACCGTCACCACACAGGACGGCACCCAGTACGTCTTCGGCAAGAACCGGCTCCCCGGCTGGACCGCCAAGGCCGCGGAGACCAACTCCGTCTGGACCGTCCCCGTCTTCGGCGACGACTCCGGCGAACCCGGATACGACCAGGGCACCTCCTTCTCCGCCCGGGCACTCACCCAGGCCTGGCGGTGGAACCTGGACTACGTCGTGGACCCGCACGGCAACGCGATGTCGTACTGGTACACCAAGGAGAGCAACTCCTACGCCAAGAACGGGGCCACCACCGCCAACGGCACCGCCTACGACCGTGGCGGCTACCTCAGCCGTATCGACTACGGGATCACCTCCTCCACCGTCTTCGGCAACGCCCCCGAAAGGGTCACCTTCACCACCGCCGAACGCTGCCTGGTGACCAGCGCCGAGAAGTGCTCCTCGCTCACGTCCAGCACGGCTTCCCACTGGCCGGACGTCCCGTTCGACCAGATCTGTGCCTCCGGCAAGACCTGCAGCGCGACAGGACCGACCTTCTTCTCCCGCAGGCGCTTGACCGGAGTGACCACCAGTGTCTGGGACGCGAGCCTGTCGACTCCGGCGTACCGGGACGTCGACTCATGGGCGCTCGACCAGTCCTTCCCCGACCCCGGCGACGGCACCTCCGCGGGCCTGTGGCTGAAGTCCATCACCCGCACCGGCAAGGACGGCTCCACGACCTCCATGCCGCCGGTCAAGTTCGCGGGCGTCCAGCTCTTCAACCGGGTCGACACCACCCACGACGACATCGCCGCGCTGGTCAAGTGGCGGGTAAGGACGATCACTTCGGAGACCGGTTCCGTCCTCACGGTCGACTACTCCGACCCGCAGTGCGTGGCGGGCACCAAAATGCCCAGCAGCCCGGACGCGGACACGCTGCGCTGCTTCCCGACGTACTGGCAGCCGCCGTACACCGCGGATCCCCAACTGGACTGGTTCCACAAGTACGTCGTCACGCAGGTCACCGAGTCGGACCCCACCGGCGGTTCCCCGCTGAAGGAGACCGACTACACCTACAACGACCTACCGGCCTGGCACTACGACAGCGACAACGTCACCACTCCCGCGAAGCGCAAGACGTGGTCGGTCTGGCGCGGCTACGGCAGCGTCACCACGACGACAGGTGACGCCCAGTCCACCCGCACCAAGAACGTCACGACCTACTTCCGCGGCATGGACGGTGACAAGCAGTCCGACGGCACCACCCGCAGCGCCAAGGTCACCGACTCCACCGGCACCTCCGTCGCCGACTCCGACCCCCTGGCCGGCAGCGTCCGAGAAGCGGTCACCTACAACGGCAGCGCCGAGGTGTCCGGTGCCATCACCGACCCGTGGATCCACACCACCGGCTCCGACGGCACCCGCAGCAGCGCCTTCACCCGCGCGCACGCCGTCCACACCCGCACCGACCTGTCGTCCGGCGGCACCCGCGACACCACCGTCACCACGTCCTACGACGACTCCACCGGCGCGGCCACCATGGTCGACGACTCGGGCGACGAAGCGGTCACGGGCGACGAACAGTGCACCCGCACCACACTTGCCAGCAACACCAGCGACTGGCTGATGGCCTTCCCCACCCGGGTCGAGACCGTCGACGTCGCCTGCGGCGCACCCACCAGCCGCCCCGACGACGTCGTCTCGGACGTACGCACCCTGTACGACAACCAGGCCTACGGCGCCGCGCCCAAGGCCGGCGACGAGACGTCCACCCAGCGGCTCTCCGCCTACGACGGCGGCAGCCCGGTCTACCAGACGGTGTCCACCAGCGCCTACGACGCACAAGGCCGCATCCACTCGGTCAAGGACGCCGACCAGAACACCACGACGACGGACTACACCCCGGCCACCGGCGGCCCGCTGACCAGCACCGTCACCACCAACGCCAAGGGCTACGCGACCACCACCAGCTTCGACCCGGCACGAGGCGTCGCCACCTCCGTCGTCGACCCGAACAACAAACGCACCGACTACGCCTACGACGGACTCGGCCGCCTCACCGCCCTGTGGCTCGCGAACCGCTCCAAGGCCTCGAAACAGACGGCGAGCCTCGTCTACAGCTACTCGATCTCGAACACCGCCGCCTCGGTGGTCTCCACCGGCAAGCTCAACAACGACGGCGCCACGTACGACACGACCTACGCGCTGTACGACGCGCTGCTGCGCCCGCGGCAGACGCAGACCCCCGCGCCGGGCGGCGGACGCGTGATCGCCGAGACCCGGTACGACAGCCGCGGCCTGGCCGTCGACTCCGGCGCCGACTACACCGACGAGGTTGCCCCCTCGGGCACGCTCGCCACGATCACCTCCGCGTGGCCCGCTCAGACCGCCACCACGTACGACGGAGCCGGCCGTGCCACCGCGAGCGACTTCTACGCCGACGGAGTCAAGCGCTGGACGACCTCCACCGCGTACGGCGGAGACCGGGTGACCGTCACGCCGCCCAAGGGCGGCATCGCCACCACGACGCTGACCGACACCCTCGGCCGCACCGTCGAGACCCGGCAGTACGACAGCGGCAGTCCGTCCGGCTCGTACACGTCGATCAAGTACCACTACGACGGGAAGAGCCGGCTGAAGGAGGTCGTCGACAACGACGGCAACACATGGTCGTACTCCTACGACCTGATGGGGCGGAAGACCAACTCCACCGACCCGGACGCCGGCACCACCAGAACCGCGTACAACGAGCTCGACCAGGTCACCTCCACGACCACCGCGGTCGGCACCGGCGACGAGAAGACCCTGAGCTACACCTACGACGTCCTCGGCCGCAAGACCGGCATGTACGACGGCACCACGCAGGACGCCGACCACCAACTGGCCAAGTGGACGTACGACTCCGTGGCCAAGGGCCAGCCGACGTCCTCCATCCGCTACGTCGGCGGCTCCGGCACCTCGGGCAAGGCCTACATCAGCCAGGTCGGCACCTACGACGCCCTCTACCGGCCGACCCTGACCCGGGTCACCATTCCGTCGGTCACCGGCGAGGAGGCCCTGGCGGGCTCGTACACCTCGACGACCGACTACAACCTGGACGGCACGGTCTATGCGGTCTCCGACCCGGCGGCCGGCGGACTGCCCTCCGAATCCCTGGTGTACAAGTACAACGAGCTGAGCATGCCGACGACGCTCATGGGGGCGACCGGTTATGTGCTGAACACGAGCTACAGCAAGCTCGGCGACATCAAGCAGCTCACCCTGGGAGTCTCCAAGGCGGACACCGCCAAGTGGCTGCAGATCACCAACACCTACGAGGACGGCACCCGCCGCCTCAAGCGGGAACTCGTCACCGACGACACACAGAGCGCGCCAGTCCAGGACAGCACCTACGACTACGACGACGCCGGCAATCCGACCAAGCTCGCCACTCACGCCGACGGCACCGACGACGTCCAGTGCTACCGCTACGACGGTCACGACCGCCTCACCCAGGCCTGGACCGCCACCGACGGCTGCGCGGCCGACCCCTCCACCGCCGTCCTCGGCGGCCCGGCCCCTTACTGGCAGAGCTTCACCTACGACAACCTGGGCAACCGCAAGACCCGTACCGACCACGCGACAACCGCGGGCGGCGCCGACACGACCACCAGTTACGGCTACCCGGCACCGGGCACCAGCCAGGCCCACACGCTGACCTCGTCGACCACCACCAACGGCACCACCACGACCAAGAGTTCGTACACCTACGACGCCTCGGGCAACACCCGCACCCGCACCATCGACGGCAAGACGCAGACCCTCGACTGGGACGACGAGGGCCACCTCACCAAGGCCACCAACGCCGACGGCACCACGGCCTCCTACCTCTACGACCCCGACGGCAACCGGATCCTCTCGCGAGACGACTCCGGCACGACGCTGTACCTGGGCGACACCGAAGTCCACCTGGCCAAGGGCGCCACCACGGCCACGGGCACCCGCTACTACACCTGGGCCGGCCAGACCATCGCCGTACGCAGCAGTTCGGGCAACCTCCAGTGGCAGGTCACCGACGCCCACGGCACCGCCGAAACCGCGGTCGACGCCACCACCCAGGCCGTCACCCGCCGCCGCCTCGACCCCTTCGGCAACCCGCGCGGCACCCAGCCCACTGCCGACGCCTGGCTCGGTGACAAGGGCTTCGTCAACGGCATCCAGGACACCACGACGGGCCTGACCCACCTGGGCGCCCGCGAGTACGACTCCACGACCGGCCGCTTCATATCCGACGATCCCGTCCTCGAACTCACCGACGCCCAGCAGATCGACGGCTACACGTACGCGGCCGACAACCCGCTCACGCACAGCGACCCCGCAGGTCTGATGCTCTTCCCGGGCGACAACAGCGGAGGAATCGACAGCGGCGGCACGGGCGGAACCCACACCGTCCAGAACCGTGACAACGCCAACGCGGGCGGCGGCCGGACCTCGCCCAGCCCGCGCAGCGATGACGACGAAGGCTCGCACCACGGCTGCGGCTGGTCCTTGTCCTGCTATGCCAAGAAGACCTGGCACACGGTCCAGCAGCACCCGGTGCTCGCGGCCGTGGTGGCCACCGCCGTCGTGGTCGGAGTGGTCGCCTGTGTGGTCGCTTGTGGAGCCGTCCTCCTGGCCGCGGCCCAAGGGTTCACGGCGGGCGCCGAAGCAGGCAGCCTCAGCGCCGCAGCGGTCGGCGCATCCGTCGGAGTCATGAGCGAGGGCGGCGCGGTGACCGCTGCGGCGGCGGGCATCGCCGGAGCCGGCGCGAAAGCCATCGCCGAAGGCGCCGAAACCGCTTCGCAGGAAGAAGCGGCCGCGTCGACGGGCGCAAGGAGTGCGAGCGGCGCTGCCGAGAACACTGCTGCATCCGGTTCGGCCAAGGCGGCCGATCGTGCAGCGACACGGGCAAGAGAGATTCAAGACAAGCATGTGAACCGGGCTCCCAAGAAGCCGGATACGATCGCGCACAAGCAGCGGATGGTGGCCGTCGTCGAAACGGACGGTCCCAGCGTCATCGGTGGAGGTGCGCGTGACCTGAATCCGGAGCAGCGAAATATGATCAACTCACAGACGGAAATAGCTGTCCGTTTGCCCGGGGGACACGGAGAGGTGACTGCCGTGAGCGGCGCTGTGAGTCACGGCTTGATTCCGCGCTCTATTGGAACTTCCATGGATTTCTGCGATCTTTGCGAGCTGTTCATCCAGGAGACGGGCGGGGTCATCACCAGTCCGCGTACGGCCGTGTGGCCGCAGTTCGGTGGTCCGGAGATCGATCCCGGTCTGGTGGGCTGAGACAACGCCATCAATTGGTGCCAAAGTCAATAGGATGTATCGATGATTCACGGCTACGACGGAGATGCGCTCCTGTTGGAACTCGAGGCTCTCAGTGATGCTCAGTGCAGGGCATTCGCTGCGGCCTGCGCTGAGTCGCTTCTGTTGTGCTACGGGTCCACCCCGGCCGTTAGCGAAGGCGCTGGTTTGGCGGTATGCCAACAGGCGGTCTCGCTGTGCTGGGAGGTGGTTGAGCGAGGAATCGAGGTATCGGGGGCGGTGCAACCTCTACTCGCAGAGCTAGAAGAAGTTCTGTCTGATGACGAGGAAGGTGACCTCGGGGTCCTGGAGCACGTGATTGCAGGGGCTTATTACGCGCTCCAATGTTCCCAGGAGGGGGACGCCGGGCATGCTGAACTCACCTCCAAGAACCTGTACGAAGCGGCGGACTATCTCGCGCTGTCAGATGGTGATATTGATTTGGCTGACTCGAATTCGGGTCGAGAAATAATTGCATCAGATGTGGTTCAGGGAGCACTGTCCGCGATCACTTATATTCGTGACCTCGTGATTGTTCGTGCATTCCGGGGTGATGATTGCGCTGCGGATGTCTCGCAGGTGAGGGAATTTGTCGCGCGAATGGGTGGATGATATGGATTGTGAGGTATTGGCAGTGGCTAGGTTTAGACTGCCCATAGTGGAGACGGGCGTGGGAGTGTGAACGGCGGGGCAACGGTCAACCGTGAGGGTGTGGAGGGCGTGCCCTCGATGGTCGTTCGGGCGATGGGGCGGGAGTGGTACCGGGAGCATTTGGCCGGAATGGATCCAGTGCGGGGGCAGCGGCCGGACGGGGCGAACGTCGAGTATGTAGTCGACGCCAGCTCGGTGGCTTCTGTCGCGGGGAGTCCGGTGTTTCTGTTGCCGTCCAATAGGCGGAGGATCGCGGCTCGCCTGGTGGACACGGTGATCGCGTCCGTTGTTGGAATGCTTGTCTTCATGGCGGTAGGAGATTCAACGGACGGTGGAATGTTCTTGGTGCTCATTCCGGTGGGATTCGCCGCAGGTGGTCTGCTGTACTTTCTGCCGCTGGTCCACTGGTGGGGGACCACGATCGGCAAGTGGATGTTCGGGATGCGTGTGGTTCGGTTGTGGTCCGACGGCACGCTGCCGCCTTCCTTCAAGGACACCTTCCTCCGGGAGTTCGACCGGGCAGTCTTCCTGTCCATCCCGGTGGCGAACCTTCTCTTCGGTACGATCCTGCTGGCGCAGATGGCGAAAGATGGCGGCTCGTACTACCAGAGCAAGTTCGACCGAGTGGCGCGCACTGCTGTCGTGCGGTGGCCTGCGCGTGTTGCAGGAGGTGTGGTCGGCGCGGGCCTCTGATTCGGTTTTGGTTCACAGTCTTTCCAGCACCGCGTAGTCCGCGAACGTGCGGCGGTAGCGGAGGTGTTGGGTTTCCTGGGTGTGTCTGCGCTGCCACTCCTCGACTGGCCTCGGGTCGGGGTATGCGCCGGAGGCCGCGCCGCAGTCCGACTCGTCGCCCGAGACGCAGCGTGCCTCGTACTCCGGTTCCGCCGACGGGTCCTGGACGATCACGTACCCGACGTAGCGGAAGAGCCGGGGGCGTGCTGGGGCGGGCTCCGTTTCCTCGTGGTCCCGTCGCTGGTGGCGGCGGAGCAGTACGTTCGCGTCCGTTTCCGTCGTGCCGTCGGCCTGGGCGCGGGCCACCGCCCGGGATACCGCAAGCTCCGTGCAGGTCGCGCAGTCGGGGAACGGCACCGGTGGCCGGCTCACGTCCTCCGGGCCGCAACGCCCCGCCAGCGACCGGGCGTTCGCCGCCTTCACGGTCGCGCTGAGCCGTTCCTCCGCCGTCGCCGGGCGGATCAGGTCCGGGTCCGCCTCCCACTCCCGGCCTCCGCCGACCGGCCTCAGCATCGCGTGCGGGCCCGCCTTGCCCCGGTACTCGCCGACCTTGTCCGCCTCGGGGTCGTAGACGAGCGTTCCCCTGTCGATTTCCCGCACGATCCGTTCAGCCATGCTCTCTCCGCGATCACTTCGTCACTCTCGGTGTGTAGAGCCTCGCTCACGGGAATCGCCCGTATCAACGCTTCACGCGTGCCACTTGAGGACTGTCACGGGGGAGAAGAGCTGTGAGCCGACGCAACGCCGACGCAGGGGCCGGAGCCAGCAACGCCATGCTGTTCGGCGAGCTGTTGCGGCACTACCGCGAGGCCGCGTTGCTGACGCAGGATGGGTTGGCCAGGGAGATCCCCTGCGACCGGTCCCACGTGGCCCGCGTGGAGGCCGGTACGCGGGTGCCTCAGGACACCTTCGCGAAGAAGTGCGACGAACTCCTCGACACGGGTGGGGTGTTGCTTCGGTTGTGGGGACGGATCGACTGGTATCCGCAGGTGGAGCATCCGGACTGGTTCCGGCGGAGGGCCGAGATGGATGCGGTGGCGACCACGTTGTGCGAGTACCAAGAGCGTGTCGTGCCAGGCCTGTTGCAGACCGAGAGTTATGCGCGGGCGCTGTTCTCCCGTCTCGTGCGCGGTGATGAGCTGGAGGAACGCGTCCGGGCCCGACTCAGCCGACAGCAATGCTTCCTGGCCGAAGGCGGCCCGCTGTACGTCGTCGTCCTGGACGAGAGCTGCCTGCGCAACGTTGTGCAGAGCCCTGAGGTCATGCGGGAACAGTGCGCGCACCTGCTGAGTCTCGGAGCCCGTCCCAACATCCGTATCCAGGTGGCCCCGGCCGGTCGTTACGGTCTCGTCCGTCCAAGTGGTTCGATGTCACTCATCACGCTGCCGGACGGGCATCAGTGGGTCTACTCCGAGTCGCTCGACCGCGGCCATTTCAACGACGATCCAGCCATCTTCACCGGTCACAGCCAGACCTATGATGTGCTCAGGGCCGACGCTCTGTCAGCTCCAGAGTCGGCCGCTCTGATCAGCGACGCGATGGAGAGGTACGAGCATCATGGACAGGCACGAACTCAGCTCCGCGACCTGGATCAAGAGCAGCCACAGCGACGCCAACGGCGGCAACTGCATAGAAGTCACCCCCGACTTCCCCGCCGCCGTCCCCGTCCGTGACAGCAAGAACCCTGACGGGCCGGTGGTCGTGGTCTCCCGGTCCGCCTGGACGGCGTTCCTCGGCGCCGTTTCCTAGAGGCGCAGCAGCAGCTTCCCCGTGCTGGTGCGGGCGCCCATCAGGCGGTGGGCCTCGGCTGCCTCCTCCAGGGCGAACTCGGCGGTGACCGGGAGGGTCACCGTGCCGTCCAGGGCCTTGGCGAAGGCGCGGGAGGACAACTCGCGGAGTTCCTCGGGCGCCGTCTCGGCCAGGGTGAGGATCGAGAAGCCGGCGACCGAGAGGGCGCGGGGGTAGAGCTCCGGCTGGCCAACCGTCCAGGCGGGCTCTCCGCTCGCGTTGCCGAACGACACCAGGCGGCCGAAACGGGCGAGGGAGGCCAGGCTCGCGCGGAGGGTCTCGCCGCCCACCGGGTCGAGGGCCAGGTCGACGCCCCGGCCTGCCGTGGCCGCCCGTACCGGCTCCTCGAAGTCGCCGACGAACACCTCGTCGTAGCCGTACTCCTGCGCGAAGGCGGCCTTCGCGGGGCTCGACACCACGCCGTACACGGCAGCCGCGCCCGCTGCCTTCGCCAACTGCCCCACCGCCGTGCCGATGCCGCCCGCCGCGCCCTGGACGAGGATCGTTTCACCGGGCTGGAGTCGGCCGACCGTGTGGACCAGGGCGTACGCCGTCGGCAGGACCGACGGGAGCGTGGCGCCCGTGCGCAGGTCCACGCCGGTGGGGAGCGGGAAGACCGTTGCCGCGTCCGCGACCACCACGTCCGCGTAGGCGCCGTTCTGCGTGAGCGCGGCCACTTCCTGGCCGACGGACAGGCCCGTGACGCCGGGGCCCAGGGCCCTTACCCGGCCGGAGAGTTCAAGGCCGGGGCGGTAGGGCAGCCCAGGGACGCGATAGCCCTCCGCGCGGGCCTTGAGGTCGGCGAAGTTCACGCCGGCGTAGGCCACGTCGACGCTCACCTGGCCGGGGCCCGGCTCGGGGACGTCGGCCTTCACCGCCTCCAGGACCTCGGGGCCGCCGTACTCCTGGAACTCGATCGCGCGCATGCCACACTCCCGGCTCGACTGTTCAATGAAAAGCGAACACTGGTGAGTGTATGGTTTTCGTCGAACAGTCGGCAAGCGGGACAAGCGAGCCGAGCGAGAAGCGGCAAGCGGGAAGAGGTGGGCGGCGTGGCGCGGCAAGTGGCCGGCAGCAGCACCAGTCATCGGGGCACGCCCGAGCACACCCACCCCGACGACGTACCCGTCCAGACCGCGCTCGCCGCCCTCGCGGATCCCGTACGGCTGTCGCTCGTACGGGAGCTGGCGGGGTCGGCCGAGTGGTCCCGCAGCTGCGGGAGTTTCGACGTGCCCGTCGGGAAGGCCGCCCTCAGCCATCACTTCGCGGTGCTGCGCGCGGCGGGTCTCGTCGAGCAGCGGGACGAGGGGCCACGACGCGTCAACCGCCTCCGCAGAGCGGAGTTCGACGCCCGTTTCCCGGGGCTGCTGGATCTCGTGCTGCGGGAGGTGAGCCACAACTCCCGCAGATGAACGACTCGTTGACGTACCAGGTGACGTGCACAAGAATCGAATAAGGCGGTTGTCGCGGAAACGGGGAGGGCGCGATGACGGCGCAGGACGCCGGTGTGCAGGTGAAGATCGAGAATGTGCATCCAGAAGGCGTCGAGGGTCGGCAACTGGTGCTTGTCGACTTCCCGCCTGGTCGGGGCATCAGACAGGTGGCGCTGGGTTCGGCCGACCTCATCCGCCGTTCGGAGGAAGCGGTCAACGCGGCGATGGGAACTATTCGCTCCATGGCACAGCGGGTCAGCGACGCCGTCACAGGGCTGTCGGTGCGACCCGATGAGGTCGAGGTCGAGTTCGGTATCACGTTGGATGCCGAAAGCGGCGCGTTGATCGCCAAAGCGGGAGTCGGCGCAGCGCTCACTGTGCGGCTTACCTGGAGTGCGGATCATGCTTTATGAGCAGTGACAAGCGCGGCGTACCGGTCAGGCTTCAGAACGTCAGACTGCTCACCGTGCGGGTTGCCCTGCCTGACGGCGGACCCACACTGGGCACCGGTGTGGCGATCGCCAGGCAAGGGCTGATCGTCACGTGCAGGCACGTACTCGAGGACGGCGGACTCGATGTGTGCGCCCGTGAACCGGCGGAGGTGGAGGTGCACTTCCCCGCGGTGGACCATTGGAAGGCCGTGACCCGCCGCGCGAGAGTCGTCGCCTACTGTCCGGACAGCGAGGACGACATTGTGTGCCTGAGAACCGAGGGGTTGATCCCTGCCGAGAGAGTGGCAGTGCTGGGAGACGCGGCCGCATCAGCATGGAACGAGTTCATCAGTTACGGCTACCGGAAACTGGGCAAATACCAGGGGTTGTTCGCACAGGGCACGATTCTGGGCGAGATCGAGTTGCCTGAAGGCGGCCACCTGCTGCAGGAACCCGTCCAGCTCAGCTCATCGGGCGTCGCCGAGGGCATGAGCGGCGCCCCCGTACTCGACCGAAGCCGGAACCTGGTAGTGGGGATGGTCTCCGAGAAATGGGGATCAGGGGGGATGCCCGACGACCGGGACACCGCTTGGGCGGTCAACGCACACCTCGTCACTTTTCCGCCGTTCTCCCTGGTGATCCGGCAAGAGCCGCTCCCCATGCTGTCAGCGGAACCGCCGCAGATGGACGACAGCCTGTTCCGCAAGGCCCTGCCCCCTCGCTCGGACCGGCTGGAGGACGCGCCCAGTCTGCTGACGGAGTGGGTGGGGCGTGATGAGTTGCTCGCGGCGGTCAGCAGTGTCGTGGACGCCCCTGACAGCCTGGTGGCGGGCTTGGTGGGTTTCGGCGGTGAGGGAAAGACCACCATCGCCCGGCAATGGCTCGACAGTCGGCGCAGGACACTCCGCGAAGGAAATGCGGAAGGCCCGCGCTTCTTCTGGTGGAGCTTCGCTGAGCGCCCCGGGGCGGACGACTTCCTGGAAGCCGCTCTCGACTTCGTCAGCGGCGGTCGGATCTCCTCGGAGGACTGTGGGGACGGTCGCGCACGCGCCGAAATCGTTGCCTCCCTGCTCAGCACCCAGCCGTACGTCTTCGTGCTGGACGGGCTCGAAGCAGTCCAGGAACAGC encodes:
- a CDS encoding DUF397 domain-containing protein; the encoded protein is MEVTPDFPAAVPVRDSKNPDGPVVVVSRSAWTAFLGAVS
- a CDS encoding zinc-binding dehydrogenase — protein: MRAIEFQEYGGPEVLEAVKADVPEPGPGQVSVDVAYAGVNFADLKARAEGYRVPGLPYRPGLELSGRVRALGPGVTGLSVGQEVAALTQNGAYADVVVADAATVFPLPTGVDLRTGATLPSVLPTAYALVHTVGRLQPGETILVQGAAGGIGTAVGQLAKAAGAAAVYGVVSSPAKAAFAQEYGYDEVFVGDFEEPVRAATAGRGVDLALDPVGGETLRASLASLARFGRLVSFGNASGEPAWTVGQPELYPRALSVAGFSILTLAETAPEELRELSSRAFAKALDGTVTLPVTAEFALEEAAEAHRLMGARTSTGKLLLRL
- a CDS encoding helix-turn-helix transcriptional regulator produces the protein MARQVAGSSTSHRGTPEHTHPDDVPVQTALAALADPVRLSLVRELAGSAEWSRSCGSFDVPVGKAALSHHFAVLRAAGLVEQRDEGPRRVNRLRRAEFDARFPGLLDLVLREVSHNSRR
- a CDS encoding CU044_2847 family protein codes for the protein MTAQDAGVQVKIENVHPEGVEGRQLVLVDFPPGRGIRQVALGSADLIRRSEEAVNAAMGTIRSMAQRVSDAVTGLSVRPDEVEVEFGITLDAESGALIAKAGVGAALTVRLTWSADHAL